The proteins below come from a single Bacteroidota bacterium genomic window:
- a CDS encoding SRPBCC domain-containing protein — MKKKLLHKSVTINATPKLVFQSFIDPNRLTAWLHAHSAVVALCIDGPYSIGWHAESDGDFYVCCGKIKSFELHKMLKITGINYFFARKKTIGPLDFTLTFEKKKSETNISFKLYGAGTGAPWEKNFKAVFNSWEESLYLLKKYIEKDTRKSKS, encoded by the coding sequence TACATAAGTCGGTAACAATTAATGCCACACCTAAATTAGTTTTCCAATCATTTATCGACCCCAACCGTTTGACTGCCTGGCTTCATGCACACAGCGCTGTTGTAGCTCTTTGCATCGATGGACCTTACTCTATCGGATGGCACGCTGAATCTGACGGGGATTTCTATGTCTGCTGCGGAAAAATTAAAAGCTTCGAACTTCACAAAATGTTGAAAATTACAGGAATAAATTATTTCTTTGCCCGCAAAAAAACTATCGGACCTCTCGACTTTACTTTAACATTTGAAAAGAAAAAGTCGGAAACCAATATTTCCTTCAAACTATATGGAGCGGGTACCGGTGCACCTTGGGAAAAAAATTTCAAGGCGGTTTTCAACAGTTGGGAAGAATCGTTATATTTGTTGAAGAAATACATTGAAAAAGATACACGAAAATCTAAATCATAA